In Sander vitreus isolate 19-12246 chromosome 7, sanVit1, whole genome shotgun sequence, a genomic segment contains:
- the kdm5c gene encoding lysine-specific demethylase 5C isoform X2, giving the protein MEGEEFVPPPECPVFEPSWEEFQDPLGYIAKIRPIAEKSGICKIRPPPDWQPPFSVELDTFRFTPRIQRLNELEAETRVKLNYLDRIARFWEIQASSLKIPHIERRILDLFSLSRIVTDEGGFEMICKERRWARVAQRLGYPPGKNIGSLLRSHYERIVYPFEMFQSGARLPHCKPKHYDGEDVDKEYKPHSIPLRQSVQPSKISSYGRRANRGQPDGPEDLAPHPLTTGSQLISAPEPTEEDIEKNPELKKLQIYGAGPKMMGLGLVARDKGIRKKDELPQTVTIKDSVSPGSGDASVKAEPLEHKEKQSDGSTSSHILPPPTITVKTEVNKEGPEEEDGKGKGKVEEEEDTDGPCTKMTMRLRRNLGNSQCVDSFVCRMCGRGDDDEKLLLCDGCDDNYHTYCLLPPLTDPPKGNWRCPKCVAEECKKPAEAFGFEQATREYTLQSFGEMADAFKADYFNMPVHMVPTELVEREFWRLVSSIEEDVVVEYGADIHSKEFGSGFPMNNGKKKLTKEEEEYACSGWNLNVMPVLEQSLLCHINGDISGMKVPWLYVGMVFSAFCWHIEDHWSYSINYLHWGEPKTWYGVPSVAAERLEEVMKKLTPELFEFQPDLLHQLVTIMNPNILMSHGVPVVRTNQCAGEFVITFPRAYHSGFNQGYNFAEAVNFCTADWLPAGRSCIEHYRRLRRYCVFSHEELTCKMAATPEKLDLNLAAATHREMFIIVQEERKLRKGLMERGITEAEREAFELLPDDERQCDKCKTTCFLSALACSNCPERLVCLYHTQDLCNCPTEKLYLRYRYTLDELLAMLHRLKVRSESFDSWANRVKEALEQEEGNKIGINDLEMLKTEAAEKKFPDNELLRKLNTVLKDIERCQQTSAELLSNSRTSESKMTLAELKSLVETMQNLPCVISQLEEVQAVLRTVEDFQSRAQVLANDRDWRRDSQTPEQLQTLLEQGAKLCVVVPEYNLLQGLKEQGHWLAEVRRTLGTEGGERQEVMLDVLRNLMEAGCNVPQSVSVETAMAELQELLTIAERWEEKAQICLEQRQKHPLSTLEAIVNEAQLIPVKLPNILALQGCLTRAQAWVTDLEEIQNGEHYPCLDDLEGLVAIGRDLPVFMQELRQLELQVASAHSWRDKATKTFLKKSSQHSLLEVLCPCAKRRESRGEMEPLDEPLDDSDTNTLGLSAQDLRDPAAIVMAFKEGEHQEKEALLRLQKLNMCKSGLNAASCKEDKENGRWEDAMETDTSSHSENSVKENGNSNHSCTTPPQSVCVCAGQPRAPQLRCHLCKDWFHGGCVAFPSLLPCSGPPENPLCWWDWDSRFLCPRCQRSRRPRLETILALLVALQRLPVRLPEGEALQCLTERAITWQGRAKEALETPELQQALQRLQELKETLHCETEKAGDMGKETEGSSVIVLSDSEGGEGEEGVIDLTDENSPKKNTKESNGTQAGCENGISKKSNVTGVGSLLPLLPLLKGQVVELLPATRVQLEELQLEGDLLEVSLDQTFIIHRVLQAASVPPRETLHTFIQIELEEQRRTSRGRAKDSKRKRKSHRGGSGEGAGERSLDASESKKTCPISHSLSPQLPVQTYPQIL; this is encoded by the exons ATGGAAGGGGAAGAGTTTGTACCTCCTCCGGAGTGTCCAGTATTTGAGCCATCATGGGAGGAGTTTCAGGACCCCCTGGGCTACATCGCCAAGATACGTCCAATCGCCGAGAAATCTGGAATCTGCAAAATTCGTCCTCCACCA GACTGGCAACCCCCGTTTTCAGTGGAGCTGGATACCTTTCGCTTCACACCCCGCATCCAGAGGCTTAATGAGTTGGAG GCAGAGACCAGAGTGAAGCTGAATTATTTGGACCGCATCGCCAGGTTTTGGGAGATCCAGGCATCCTCCTTGAAAATCCCACATATTGAAAGACGCATCCTTGATCTTTTCAGCCTATCAAGG ATTGTGACAGATGAAGGAGGTTTTGAGATGATCTGTAAGGAACGGCGCTGGGCTCGTGTGGCCCAGAGGCTTGGCTACCCTCCAGGCAAGAACATTGGTTCACTGCTGCGCTCGCACTACGAGAGGATCGTCTATCCCTTTGAAATGTTCCAGTCTGGTGCCAGATTGCCG CATTGCAAGCCAAAGCACTATGATGGTGAGGATGTGGATAAGGAGTACAAGCCCCACTCCATCCCTCTGCGACAGTCTGTGCAGCCATCCAAAATAAGCAGTTATGGACGCAGAGCCAACCGCGGCCAGCCTGAT GGTCCAGAGGATCTGGCCCCCCATCCTCTCACCACTGGCTCTCAACTCATCTCTGCG CCTGAACCCACAGAGGAAGACATAGAGAAGAACCCAGAACTGAAGAAGCTACAGATCTATGGCGCAGGGCCTAAGATGATGGGACTTGGGCTGGTGGCCAGGGACAAAGGCATCAGGAAGAAAG ATGAACTGCCTCAAACCGTTACCATCAAGGACAGCGTATCTCCTGGTTCTGGTGATGCCTCAGTCAAAGCGGAGCCGCTGGAGCATAAAGAGAAGCAGAGTGATGGGAGTACATCTAGCCATATACTGCCTCCTCCTACCATCACAGTTAAGACAGAAGTGAATAAAGAAGGACCAGAGGAAGAGGATGggaaagggaaagggaaagtggaggaggaagaggatacAGATGGACCTTGTACCAAAATGACCATGAGGCTAAGACGCAACCTCGGCAACTCGCAGTGT GTGGATTCTTTTGTGTGTCGGATGTGTGGTCGGGGAGATGACGACGAGAAGCTCTTGCTGTGTGATGGCTGTGATGATAATTACCACACCTACTGTCTACTACCCCCACTCACTGATCCTCCCAAAGGCAACTGGCGATGCCCTAAGTGTGTGGCAGAG GAGTGCAAGAAACCTGCAGAAGCATTTGGCTTTGAACAGGCTACACGAGAGTACACTCTGCAGAGTTTTGGGGAAATGGCAGATGCCTTCAAAGCAGATTACTTCAACATGCCTGTCCAT ATGGTTCCCACTGAGCTTGTGGAGAGAGAATTCTGGAGGCTAGTCAGTAGTATCGAGGAAGACGTGGTTGTTGAGTACGGAGCAGACATACACTCCAAAGAGTTTGGCAGCGGCTTCCCgatgaacaatggcaaaaaGAAGCtcacaaaggaagaggag GAATATGCCTGCAGTGGCTGGAATTTGAATGTGATGCCCGTGCTGGAGCAGTCACTCCTGTGCCACATTAATGGAGACATCTCTGGGATGAAGGTGCCCTGGCTTTATGTAGGCATGGTGTTCTCAGCTTTCTGCTGGCACATCGAGGATCACTGGAGCTACTCCATCAACTACCTGCACTG GGGTGAACCCAAGACTTGGTATGGGGTTCCCTCTGTGGCAGCTGAGCGACTTGAGGAGGTAATGAAGAAGCTGACGCCAGAGCTGTTTGAGTTTCAACCTGACCTCCTGCACCAGCTGGTCACCATCATGAACCCCAATATCCTCATGTCTCACGGTGTACCG GTTGTACGTACCAACCAGTGTGCTGGTGAGTTTGTCATCACCTTCCCCAGAGCCTACCACAGTGGCTTCAATCAGGGATATAACTTTGCTGAAGCTGTTAACTTCTGCACTGCAGACTGG cTGCCTGCTGGCCGTTCCTGTATTGAGCACTACCGGCGTCTGAGAAGGTATTGTGTGTTCTCCCACGAGGAGCTCACCTGTAAAATGGCTGCAACCCCAGAGAAACTAGACCTTAACCTGgcagcagctacacaccgggaaATGTTCATCATTGTTCAGGAGGAGAGGAAGCTGCGGAAGGGTCTGATGGAAAGG GGCATTACTGAAGCAGAGCGCGAGGCCTTTGAGCTGCTGCCTGACGATGAGAGACAATGTGATAAATGTAAGACCACGTGCTTCCTTTCTGCCCTGGCATGCTCAAACTGTCCCGAGAGACTGGTATGTCTCTATCACACTCAGGATCTGTGCAACTGCCCCACTGAAAAACTCTACCTCAG ATACAGATATACCCTGGATGAGCTGTTAGCCATGTTACACCGATTAAAGGTTCGGTCTGAGTCTTTTGATTCCTGGGccaacagagtgaaagaggCACTTGAGCAGGAAGAGGGAAACAAAATAG GAATTAATGACCTGGAAATGCTGAAGACGGAAGCAGCGGAAAAAAAGTTTCCCGACAACGAACTTCTGCGGAAACTCAACACTGTTCTTAAAGACATCGAACGCTGCCAGCAGACAAGTGCTGAACTCCTCAGTAACTCAAGGACCAG TGAAAGTAAGATGACTTTGGCAGAGCTGAAATCCTTGGTAGAGACGATGCAAAACCTGCCCTGTGTGATCAGCCAGTTGGAGGAAGTGCAG GCGGTTCTGCGGACAGTGGAGGATTTCCAGAGCCGGGCTCAAGTACTGGCCAATGACAGGGACTGGAGGAGGGACTCTCAAACACCTGAGCAGTTGCAGACTTTGTTGGAGCAGGGGGCCAAGCTGTGTGTTGTGGTGCCAGAGTATAATTTACTCCAGGGCCTTAAGGAGCAGGGCCATTGGCTGGCAGAGGTGAGGCGCACCCTGGGCACAGAAGGAGGGGAGAGGCAGGAGGTGATGTTGGATGTTTTGAGGAACCTGATGGAAGCCGGCTGCAACGTGCCCCAGAGTGTGTCTGTGGAGACGGCCATGGCAGAGCTTCAGGAGCTGCTCACAATTGCAGAACGTTGGGAGGAGAAAGCACAGATCTGCCTAGAACAAAG GCAAAAACACCCTCTTTCTACTCTGGAGGCAATAGTAAATGAGGCCCAGCTAATTCCAGTCAAGCTGCCCAACATTCTGGCTCTACAGGGCTGTCTCACTCGGGCACAGGCCTGGGTAACAGATCTAGAGGAAATCCAg AATGGGGAGCATTACCCATGCCTGGATGACCTAGAGGGCCTGGTGGCTATTGGAAGGGACTTGCCAGTCTTCATGCAGGAGTTAAGACAGCTGGAACTGCAGGTAGCCAGCGCTCACTCCTGGAGGGACAAGGCCACCAAGACCTTCCTGAAGAAGAGCAGTCAGCATAGTCTGCTAGAG GTATTATGTCCGTGtgcaaaaagaagagagagccGAGGTGAGATGGAGCCGTTAGATGAGCCTTTAGATGATTCTGATACCAACACTCTGGGCCTCTCTGCTCAGGACTTGAGGGACCCTGCAGCTATT GTGATGGCATTCAAAGAAGGGGAGCACCAGGAGAAGGAGGCACTACTGAGGTTACAGAAATTGAACATGTGTAAATCTGGACTTAATGCTGCAAGTTGCAAGGAGGACAAGGAGAACGGGAGGTGGGAGGACGCCATGGAGACGGACACGTCCAGCCACTCAGAGAACTCTGTAAAAGAGAACGGTAACAGTAACCACAGCTGTACCACCCCTCCTCAGTCAGTGTGCGTGTGCGCTGGTCAGCCTCGTGCCCCTCAGCTTCGCTGTCATCTGTGTAAGGACTGGTTCCATGGGGGCTGTGTTGCTTTCCCCTCCCTGCTCCCCTGCTCTGGACCACCAGAGAACCCCCTCTGCTGGTGGGACTGGGACTCGCGCTTTTTGTGTCCGCGATGCCAGCGGTCACGGCGCCCACGCCTGGAGACTATCCTGGCATTACTGGTTGCCCTGCAGAGGCTGCCAGTGCGTCTGCCTGAAGGAGAAGCGCTGCAGTGTCTCACAGAGAGGGCCATCACCTGGCAGGGCCGAGCCAAGGAGGCACTGGAGACACCAGAGCTGCAGCAGGCACTTCAGAGGCTGCAAGAACTCAAAGAGACTCTCCATTGTGAAACAGAGAAAGCAGGAGACATGGGAAAGGAGACAGAAGGGAGTTCAGTGATTGTCTTATCAGACTCTGAGGGAGGTGAGGGAGAGGAAGGAGTCATTGATCTGACAGACGAGAATTCACCTAAAAAGAACACCAAGGAAAGCAACGGAACTCAG GCTGGATGTGAAAATGGCATCAGCAAGAAGTCAAATGTTACAG GGGTGGGGTCTTTGCTGCCCCTGCTGCCTTTGCTAAAAGGCCAGGTAGTGGAGCTTTTACCAGCCACCAGGGTCcagctggaggagctgcagctggAAGGAGATCTGCTTGAGGTGTCCTTGGACCAGACATTCATCATCCACAGAGTCCTGCAAGCTGCCTCTGTTCCCCCCAGAGAAACACTGCACACGTTTATTCAG aTTGAGCTTGAAGAGCAGAGACGAACGAGCCGCGGACGAGCCAAGGACTCCAAAAGGAAGCGAAAGAGCCACCGAGGCGGCAGTGGGGAAGGGGCAGGAGAAAGGTCTCTGGATGCCTCGGAGTCAAAGAAAACCTGTCCCATCAGCCACAGCCTCTCCCCTCAGTTACCTGTCCAGACCTATCCACAG ATTTTGTGA
- the kdm5c gene encoding lysine-specific demethylase 5C isoform X1 — MQRNIVTAMEGEEFVPPPECPVFEPSWEEFQDPLGYIAKIRPIAEKSGICKIRPPPDWQPPFSVELDTFRFTPRIQRLNELEAETRVKLNYLDRIARFWEIQASSLKIPHIERRILDLFSLSRIVTDEGGFEMICKERRWARVAQRLGYPPGKNIGSLLRSHYERIVYPFEMFQSGARLPHCKPKHYDGEDVDKEYKPHSIPLRQSVQPSKISSYGRRANRGQPDGPEDLAPHPLTTGSQLISAPEPTEEDIEKNPELKKLQIYGAGPKMMGLGLVARDKGIRKKDELPQTVTIKDSVSPGSGDASVKAEPLEHKEKQSDGSTSSHILPPPTITVKTEVNKEGPEEEDGKGKGKVEEEEDTDGPCTKMTMRLRRNLGNSQCVDSFVCRMCGRGDDDEKLLLCDGCDDNYHTYCLLPPLTDPPKGNWRCPKCVAEECKKPAEAFGFEQATREYTLQSFGEMADAFKADYFNMPVHMVPTELVEREFWRLVSSIEEDVVVEYGADIHSKEFGSGFPMNNGKKKLTKEEEEYACSGWNLNVMPVLEQSLLCHINGDISGMKVPWLYVGMVFSAFCWHIEDHWSYSINYLHWGEPKTWYGVPSVAAERLEEVMKKLTPELFEFQPDLLHQLVTIMNPNILMSHGVPVVRTNQCAGEFVITFPRAYHSGFNQGYNFAEAVNFCTADWLPAGRSCIEHYRRLRRYCVFSHEELTCKMAATPEKLDLNLAAATHREMFIIVQEERKLRKGLMERGITEAEREAFELLPDDERQCDKCKTTCFLSALACSNCPERLVCLYHTQDLCNCPTEKLYLRYRYTLDELLAMLHRLKVRSESFDSWANRVKEALEQEEGNKIGINDLEMLKTEAAEKKFPDNELLRKLNTVLKDIERCQQTSAELLSNSRTSESKMTLAELKSLVETMQNLPCVISQLEEVQAVLRTVEDFQSRAQVLANDRDWRRDSQTPEQLQTLLEQGAKLCVVVPEYNLLQGLKEQGHWLAEVRRTLGTEGGERQEVMLDVLRNLMEAGCNVPQSVSVETAMAELQELLTIAERWEEKAQICLEQRQKHPLSTLEAIVNEAQLIPVKLPNILALQGCLTRAQAWVTDLEEIQNGEHYPCLDDLEGLVAIGRDLPVFMQELRQLELQVASAHSWRDKATKTFLKKSSQHSLLEVLCPCAKRRESRGEMEPLDEPLDDSDTNTLGLSAQDLRDPAAIVMAFKEGEHQEKEALLRLQKLNMCKSGLNAASCKEDKENGRWEDAMETDTSSHSENSVKENGNSNHSCTTPPQSVCVCAGQPRAPQLRCHLCKDWFHGGCVAFPSLLPCSGPPENPLCWWDWDSRFLCPRCQRSRRPRLETILALLVALQRLPVRLPEGEALQCLTERAITWQGRAKEALETPELQQALQRLQELKETLHCETEKAGDMGKETEGSSVIVLSDSEGGEGEEGVIDLTDENSPKKNTKESNGTQAGCENGISKKSNVTGVGSLLPLLPLLKGQVVELLPATRVQLEELQLEGDLLEVSLDQTFIIHRVLQAASVPPRETLHTFIQIELEEQRRTSRGRAKDSKRKRKSHRGGSGEGAGERSLDASESKKTCPISHSLSPQLPVQTYPQIL; from the exons ATGCAACGAAACATTGTAAC GGCAATGGAAGGGGAAGAGTTTGTACCTCCTCCGGAGTGTCCAGTATTTGAGCCATCATGGGAGGAGTTTCAGGACCCCCTGGGCTACATCGCCAAGATACGTCCAATCGCCGAGAAATCTGGAATCTGCAAAATTCGTCCTCCACCA GACTGGCAACCCCCGTTTTCAGTGGAGCTGGATACCTTTCGCTTCACACCCCGCATCCAGAGGCTTAATGAGTTGGAG GCAGAGACCAGAGTGAAGCTGAATTATTTGGACCGCATCGCCAGGTTTTGGGAGATCCAGGCATCCTCCTTGAAAATCCCACATATTGAAAGACGCATCCTTGATCTTTTCAGCCTATCAAGG ATTGTGACAGATGAAGGAGGTTTTGAGATGATCTGTAAGGAACGGCGCTGGGCTCGTGTGGCCCAGAGGCTTGGCTACCCTCCAGGCAAGAACATTGGTTCACTGCTGCGCTCGCACTACGAGAGGATCGTCTATCCCTTTGAAATGTTCCAGTCTGGTGCCAGATTGCCG CATTGCAAGCCAAAGCACTATGATGGTGAGGATGTGGATAAGGAGTACAAGCCCCACTCCATCCCTCTGCGACAGTCTGTGCAGCCATCCAAAATAAGCAGTTATGGACGCAGAGCCAACCGCGGCCAGCCTGAT GGTCCAGAGGATCTGGCCCCCCATCCTCTCACCACTGGCTCTCAACTCATCTCTGCG CCTGAACCCACAGAGGAAGACATAGAGAAGAACCCAGAACTGAAGAAGCTACAGATCTATGGCGCAGGGCCTAAGATGATGGGACTTGGGCTGGTGGCCAGGGACAAAGGCATCAGGAAGAAAG ATGAACTGCCTCAAACCGTTACCATCAAGGACAGCGTATCTCCTGGTTCTGGTGATGCCTCAGTCAAAGCGGAGCCGCTGGAGCATAAAGAGAAGCAGAGTGATGGGAGTACATCTAGCCATATACTGCCTCCTCCTACCATCACAGTTAAGACAGAAGTGAATAAAGAAGGACCAGAGGAAGAGGATGggaaagggaaagggaaagtggaggaggaagaggatacAGATGGACCTTGTACCAAAATGACCATGAGGCTAAGACGCAACCTCGGCAACTCGCAGTGT GTGGATTCTTTTGTGTGTCGGATGTGTGGTCGGGGAGATGACGACGAGAAGCTCTTGCTGTGTGATGGCTGTGATGATAATTACCACACCTACTGTCTACTACCCCCACTCACTGATCCTCCCAAAGGCAACTGGCGATGCCCTAAGTGTGTGGCAGAG GAGTGCAAGAAACCTGCAGAAGCATTTGGCTTTGAACAGGCTACACGAGAGTACACTCTGCAGAGTTTTGGGGAAATGGCAGATGCCTTCAAAGCAGATTACTTCAACATGCCTGTCCAT ATGGTTCCCACTGAGCTTGTGGAGAGAGAATTCTGGAGGCTAGTCAGTAGTATCGAGGAAGACGTGGTTGTTGAGTACGGAGCAGACATACACTCCAAAGAGTTTGGCAGCGGCTTCCCgatgaacaatggcaaaaaGAAGCtcacaaaggaagaggag GAATATGCCTGCAGTGGCTGGAATTTGAATGTGATGCCCGTGCTGGAGCAGTCACTCCTGTGCCACATTAATGGAGACATCTCTGGGATGAAGGTGCCCTGGCTTTATGTAGGCATGGTGTTCTCAGCTTTCTGCTGGCACATCGAGGATCACTGGAGCTACTCCATCAACTACCTGCACTG GGGTGAACCCAAGACTTGGTATGGGGTTCCCTCTGTGGCAGCTGAGCGACTTGAGGAGGTAATGAAGAAGCTGACGCCAGAGCTGTTTGAGTTTCAACCTGACCTCCTGCACCAGCTGGTCACCATCATGAACCCCAATATCCTCATGTCTCACGGTGTACCG GTTGTACGTACCAACCAGTGTGCTGGTGAGTTTGTCATCACCTTCCCCAGAGCCTACCACAGTGGCTTCAATCAGGGATATAACTTTGCTGAAGCTGTTAACTTCTGCACTGCAGACTGG cTGCCTGCTGGCCGTTCCTGTATTGAGCACTACCGGCGTCTGAGAAGGTATTGTGTGTTCTCCCACGAGGAGCTCACCTGTAAAATGGCTGCAACCCCAGAGAAACTAGACCTTAACCTGgcagcagctacacaccgggaaATGTTCATCATTGTTCAGGAGGAGAGGAAGCTGCGGAAGGGTCTGATGGAAAGG GGCATTACTGAAGCAGAGCGCGAGGCCTTTGAGCTGCTGCCTGACGATGAGAGACAATGTGATAAATGTAAGACCACGTGCTTCCTTTCTGCCCTGGCATGCTCAAACTGTCCCGAGAGACTGGTATGTCTCTATCACACTCAGGATCTGTGCAACTGCCCCACTGAAAAACTCTACCTCAG ATACAGATATACCCTGGATGAGCTGTTAGCCATGTTACACCGATTAAAGGTTCGGTCTGAGTCTTTTGATTCCTGGGccaacagagtgaaagaggCACTTGAGCAGGAAGAGGGAAACAAAATAG GAATTAATGACCTGGAAATGCTGAAGACGGAAGCAGCGGAAAAAAAGTTTCCCGACAACGAACTTCTGCGGAAACTCAACACTGTTCTTAAAGACATCGAACGCTGCCAGCAGACAAGTGCTGAACTCCTCAGTAACTCAAGGACCAG TGAAAGTAAGATGACTTTGGCAGAGCTGAAATCCTTGGTAGAGACGATGCAAAACCTGCCCTGTGTGATCAGCCAGTTGGAGGAAGTGCAG GCGGTTCTGCGGACAGTGGAGGATTTCCAGAGCCGGGCTCAAGTACTGGCCAATGACAGGGACTGGAGGAGGGACTCTCAAACACCTGAGCAGTTGCAGACTTTGTTGGAGCAGGGGGCCAAGCTGTGTGTTGTGGTGCCAGAGTATAATTTACTCCAGGGCCTTAAGGAGCAGGGCCATTGGCTGGCAGAGGTGAGGCGCACCCTGGGCACAGAAGGAGGGGAGAGGCAGGAGGTGATGTTGGATGTTTTGAGGAACCTGATGGAAGCCGGCTGCAACGTGCCCCAGAGTGTGTCTGTGGAGACGGCCATGGCAGAGCTTCAGGAGCTGCTCACAATTGCAGAACGTTGGGAGGAGAAAGCACAGATCTGCCTAGAACAAAG GCAAAAACACCCTCTTTCTACTCTGGAGGCAATAGTAAATGAGGCCCAGCTAATTCCAGTCAAGCTGCCCAACATTCTGGCTCTACAGGGCTGTCTCACTCGGGCACAGGCCTGGGTAACAGATCTAGAGGAAATCCAg AATGGGGAGCATTACCCATGCCTGGATGACCTAGAGGGCCTGGTGGCTATTGGAAGGGACTTGCCAGTCTTCATGCAGGAGTTAAGACAGCTGGAACTGCAGGTAGCCAGCGCTCACTCCTGGAGGGACAAGGCCACCAAGACCTTCCTGAAGAAGAGCAGTCAGCATAGTCTGCTAGAG GTATTATGTCCGTGtgcaaaaagaagagagagccGAGGTGAGATGGAGCCGTTAGATGAGCCTTTAGATGATTCTGATACCAACACTCTGGGCCTCTCTGCTCAGGACTTGAGGGACCCTGCAGCTATT GTGATGGCATTCAAAGAAGGGGAGCACCAGGAGAAGGAGGCACTACTGAGGTTACAGAAATTGAACATGTGTAAATCTGGACTTAATGCTGCAAGTTGCAAGGAGGACAAGGAGAACGGGAGGTGGGAGGACGCCATGGAGACGGACACGTCCAGCCACTCAGAGAACTCTGTAAAAGAGAACGGTAACAGTAACCACAGCTGTACCACCCCTCCTCAGTCAGTGTGCGTGTGCGCTGGTCAGCCTCGTGCCCCTCAGCTTCGCTGTCATCTGTGTAAGGACTGGTTCCATGGGGGCTGTGTTGCTTTCCCCTCCCTGCTCCCCTGCTCTGGACCACCAGAGAACCCCCTCTGCTGGTGGGACTGGGACTCGCGCTTTTTGTGTCCGCGATGCCAGCGGTCACGGCGCCCACGCCTGGAGACTATCCTGGCATTACTGGTTGCCCTGCAGAGGCTGCCAGTGCGTCTGCCTGAAGGAGAAGCGCTGCAGTGTCTCACAGAGAGGGCCATCACCTGGCAGGGCCGAGCCAAGGAGGCACTGGAGACACCAGAGCTGCAGCAGGCACTTCAGAGGCTGCAAGAACTCAAAGAGACTCTCCATTGTGAAACAGAGAAAGCAGGAGACATGGGAAAGGAGACAGAAGGGAGTTCAGTGATTGTCTTATCAGACTCTGAGGGAGGTGAGGGAGAGGAAGGAGTCATTGATCTGACAGACGAGAATTCACCTAAAAAGAACACCAAGGAAAGCAACGGAACTCAG GCTGGATGTGAAAATGGCATCAGCAAGAAGTCAAATGTTACAG GGGTGGGGTCTTTGCTGCCCCTGCTGCCTTTGCTAAAAGGCCAGGTAGTGGAGCTTTTACCAGCCACCAGGGTCcagctggaggagctgcagctggAAGGAGATCTGCTTGAGGTGTCCTTGGACCAGACATTCATCATCCACAGAGTCCTGCAAGCTGCCTCTGTTCCCCCCAGAGAAACACTGCACACGTTTATTCAG aTTGAGCTTGAAGAGCAGAGACGAACGAGCCGCGGACGAGCCAAGGACTCCAAAAGGAAGCGAAAGAGCCACCGAGGCGGCAGTGGGGAAGGGGCAGGAGAAAGGTCTCTGGATGCCTCGGAGTCAAAGAAAACCTGTCCCATCAGCCACAGCCTCTCCCCTCAGTTACCTGTCCAGACCTATCCACAG ATTTTGTGA